ATGGatgtagtcaagctttcaggaccttcatttgcttatgtggtacaagtcaaaatgagaagatatagCTGCAAATATCAATTAATTGTTGGGTcagggaatgtacaaagtataaatctaggaaaactggaagtcatcaaaaatgaaacggaatgaataaagattgatatcctaggcattagtgaactgaaatagactggtagtaggcattttgaatccgacaatcatatgttctactatgccagaaatgacaaaatgaagaggaatggcatcacattcatcatcaaaaagaatatttcaagctctatcctggagtacaacactgtcagtgatagggtaatatccacacacctagaAGGAACACAAGTTAATAAGACTACGACTCAAATTTCTGCACCAAtcactagtgccaaagatgaagaaattgaaaattttaattaacttctgcagtatgaaatcgATCAAataagcaatcaagatgcactgataattactggtgattgcaatgtgaaagttggaaacaaagaagcagcagtagttggaaaatatggccttagtgatagaaacaatgcccgaGATAacatgatagaaatttgcaagaccaaaaactattcattggaaatacctcttTTCAAAAGCACAAACAGTGACCATACACGTGGatttcgccagatggaatacacaggaatcaaatcaactacatctgtagaaagtgacaatggaaaaactcaatatcatcagtcagaacaagaccgaGGGCCAACTGTAGGACAGataatcaactgctcatacgcaagttcaaactgaagctgaagaaaataagaacaaggcCACGAGACCCAAAGTAAACCTTGAGTACAtatcacctgaattcagagaccatctcaagaacagatttgacacatcgaacactaatggccaaagaccagagggTTATGGAATGGCATCAAAgacttcatacatgaaaaaaacaaaaggtcatcaaaaagaaagaaaagaccaacgtggatgtcagaagaaactctgaaagttgttcttcaatgtagagtagctacagcaaaagcaagaaatgacaaagtaaaagagatgaactgaagctttcaaagggtggctcgagaagacagcatattataatgatatgtgcaaagacctggagttagaaaaccaaaaagaagaagatgtgcagcatttttcaagctgaaggaactgaagaaaatattcaagccttgagttgcaatattgaaggattctatgagtaaaactgactcgatggcagcgggtagtgggtgggtgggtatgagtaaaatactgaacgacacaggaagcatcaaaagaagatggaaggaatacacagagtcacaatatcaaaaaggattggtcaacattccaccatttcagggaacagctgtcatggattgaattatgttccccccaaaaaatgtgtgtatcaacttggttaggccatgattcccagtactgtgtagttgtcctccattttgtaactgtaattttatgttaaagaggattagggtgggattgtaacacccttaccgaGGTCACAtctctaatccaatgtaaagaaagtttccctggggtgtagcctgcaccagcttttatctctcaagagataaaaagaaaagggaagtgagcagagaggaggacctcacaccaccaagaaagcagtgccaggagcagaatgcatcctttggacccagggtgcaaagaagctcctagtccaggggaatattgatgaggtggctgacagaaagagaaagccttcgcctggagctgacaccctgaatttggacttttagcctactttattgtgaggaaataaacctctttttgttaaagccatccacttgtggtatttctgttacagcagcactagatgactaagacaatagaaTATGCTCAAGAATcaaaggtattgaaggaagaagtccaagctgcactgaatgcattggcaaaaaacaagtctccaagaattgacagactatcaattgagatatttcaacaaacagatgcaatgccggAAGCACTCTctcagctatgccaagaaatttggaaggcagctacctggccaaccaactggaagagattcataactgtgcccattccaaagaaaggtaatccaacagccTGTGGAacttatcaaatgatatcatcaagtcatgttttcaattgcctcgtaagtgtatgaaagttggacaatgaataaggaagaccgaagaagaactgacatctttgaattatggtattggcaaagaacactgaatatactatgggctgccagaagaatgaacaaatctgcctcggaagaagtataacaatgactgtgaggatggtgcagaacttggcagtgtttccttctgttgtagagggtcgctacgagttcgatccaactcaacagcacctaacaacatcgctaatatcacacgcaagtaaaattgtgctaagataattcaaaactggctgcagcagtacatggacagagaactgccaaaaattcaagccagattcagaagaggatgtggaaagaggaatatcattgctgacatcagatggatctgggctgaaagcacagaataccagaaagatggttacctgtgttttcctgactatgcaaaggcattcaactgtgtggatcgtaacaaattttggatgacattgcaaagaacgggaattccagaacacttaactgtgctcgtgaagaacctttacacagaccaagagatgttgttcaaacagaacaagggtatactgcatggtttgaaatctGGAAGGTGTGTGCCAGAGTTTtaccctttcaccatgcttattcaatttgtatgctgagcaatcaATCCAAAAAgttaaactatatgaagaagaacgtggcagcAGGACacatgcagatgatataaccttgcttgctgaaaatgaagaggacttgaagcacttactgatgatgataaatgactacagccttcagtagtatggattacacttcaacataaagtacaaaaatcctcacaactgaaccaataagcaacatcatgataaacagaaaagactgaagttgttaaggatttcattttacttggccccacaatcaacagccatggaagcagcagtcaagaaaaaggatggattgcattgggcaaatttgctgcagaagacctctttgaagtgttaaaaagagaACATGTCACTTCGAGGCCTAAGATGGGCCTGACCCCAGTCATCGTATTTTtcattgtctcatatgcatgagaaagttagacaatgaataaggaagaccaaagaagaattgatgcctttgaattacggtgttggtgaaaaatattgaatataccatggactgccagaagaaggaaaaatctgtcctggaaaaagtacagccagaatgctccttagaagcgaggatggcgagacctcacctcacatactttggacatgttatcaggagggaccagtccctggagaaggacatcatggttggtaaaatagaaggtcagcgaaaaagaggaaggctttcaacgagatggattgacactgtggctgcaaccatgggttcaaacatagcaacaattgtgaggatggagcaagaccgggcagtgtttccttctgttgtacagagggttgctataagtcagaaccagcctaatggcacctaacagcagcagtcTTTACTGCAGCatttcaccaggtcttttctccagctaaGTTAAAGTTTTTTAAACACATAGCATTCCGTTTCAGCACCTACCTATGGCACTTTCCGTTGGACAATTATAAATGGAGCTCCAAAGCTCTCCACTTCTCATCTGTCCACATACTtgtattcattaaaaatattgtAGCTCCAATTATACTACTCACGTCCTgttctttggaaatggttccaccTGTTTTTCCAGACAACTATGACGGATCCGTAAATTGATACCCAAGGAGCTCAATCAATTAGATGTTCTGGGAAAATGTGTCAGGCTTGTGCCTATCTTCAGCATGACAACATTGCTCGTCCACATTAGTTATGCTTCCTCTTTCCAAATTATTTATAAGCCTCAGGTCAGCTTGAAAAAGTTCATACTTTCATTTTATGCTTGCTAATCATGCCTTAAGTGGAGACTATCAGAGATGCAAATTAATTGCAAACTATATGAAGGATGCACAAATTAAAAACCACACCATTTAAATTATTAATGCAGCAGTAATTCAGGGTCCTTCGGCAAACATGAACAATTCCATCTATTTTATAGCACTCAGTGCAAACTCAATTTGGCAATTTAAGTAGAAACAGGGAAGACCTGGTTTTCCTACTTTATTCCTCTCCCCACTTTTcaatttcctcttccttttccttccattggaaaccctggtggtgtagtagttaagtgctacggctgctaaccaaagggtctgcaatttgaatccaccaggcgctccttggaaactctgtggggcagttctactctgtcctatagggtcgctatgagtcggaatcgactcgacggcactgggtttggttttttttgtttgtttccttccaTTACCTCCTTAGCCTCTGGTTTTGAACCCTATCCTTTCTGTGTCTGCTTAACTTCAGCCCCATCGCACTACCAGCTCTGATCAATTAATTACACAATTCCCTACTTTAAGATGTCATTCTTAATACTTTGTATTTTACCTTCCAGCAGTCTATTCAAAGAGCCTGAATCAGTTCCACCACAGAAAAGAAATTACAAGCCTACATTTCCAAGGACATCTGTCGGCTTACACATATTATGCTGTTACGTGATTATACGCAAAGAATTTGAGAATACATTCCAATCACAGTGGCGTTATGGGAAGTAACTGTTGGGAATACTTCAGCACCTACTGTGTAGGTGAACACGGCAAAAAGGGAAAGTCGCCAAAATTTACCTGTGAAACAGcccaaatgaaaaagaaaccctAGTTAAGAGAAAACAGTATTCAGATTAGAATTAATAGGGTTAGCCAAATTTTCCAGAGTGGTATGGTTTGGCTTTCCTGGCATCTGCTTTCCATAAATGGAGCCAAGCCACGGCTTAAATGCTTAAACGCACAAAAGATTACTAACATAAACTGCGGAACATTTCTAATTAATAAAATCGATTTAATTGGCATCTAAGACACTTTAACAATTTGCCTTTTTTAGAAAGACACATGGGTATCCATTAATCGATAAATGACAAATCAATAAAGGAAACCATTTGATTTAAAACATCTTTTGAGCTTCTCAGATGAAATGTCACGGCTCGCTACAAATTCTAAATCTTGTGAGTTTTCCTAAAACGTTTTTAAGTAGCAGTAGTCAATATCCTTAATCATAACTCAGGCAAAATTatttcaggcaaaaaaaaaaaaaaaaagcgtgagCACTCACCTGGCAAGGCTGCTTCATTTTAATTGCTATGACGTGGTATCTGTAACAGCACAGCTCGCAGGTCCAGGAGCCTCTCTCACTAATCCATTTCAGCAAGCACAGCTGATGTGTATACCGAACTGACCCGTCGCATCGGCAGGGGTTCAACAGctcaccctaaaaagaaaccagCTCAGCATGAATATTGATGCCTCTGTCTCTATTTTTAAAAGCCAACGCTTGCTTTCTTGCCTTTCAAAGCCACTTTCCCAGAAGGATACAGGCATCAAGCCCTAGCCTCGAAAacgaaattaaaattttatacctCTGATGGGAATGAGACTAAAAGTCTTAAAACTGTTTCCAAGATCCTGCTTAGAGCTGTGACATCAATGTTCTACCAACACACAACACATCTCCAAGATAGAACTCCCAATGCCCTTGGGGAAAAGCTGTACTATTAAATCTCTTTAATAACTTTTAAGTGGATGGTTAGATGCATTTCCTCTGCAGTTATTCTCAATCGTTGCTAAAGAAGAAACACATGGCATCCCAGAAAGTAGCCTGCAATAGCGTTGAGCTTTCGTTTTCTTCTAAATGTAGCATCATAAATATTGACTTCGGGCACTGTATTCCTGAAAGCTTGCATATTCCTATGCAGTTGCCTTACTTTTTGAAATATTAAGCCTAATGTTTTCTCAGACCAGGTATTTTGTAAGAAAGCTATGTTATCCTATCGTCTGCATGAATTTTTTCACACAAGTTTGTATGCATGCCACTCTAATGGAGTTTATAATTTTAGAATGGCGATGTAACAAAACATAAAGTATCTGATTGATTAAAGAGCCTTTTCCTTCACAAGGTCAAAGTAAATTCCTACTGCTCTTGTAAAAATTCACATGCTTTTCACATCAGTAAGATGAAGTCACCAAGATTTGCAATAGGAAAGACcttgtttttttggttgtgtCATGACTCACCCCGTTTGTATTCTAAGATTATATCCTCAGGGTACACTTGTAGAAAAAAGACTTCACCTTAGGATATATTTGTATGAAAAGGACTTCAATTTACATCCTATAGGTTTGACTCTACGAATAAACAAAAATCCACTTAGTAATTCGTAAACGAGATACTTACAGCATTATTATTAAAGCACCTGAGGAATGTGCAAAACAAAGTGGAGGGGAAAAAAGTGTACATGACATCAAGTCTTGTGTTGGGCACCAGAACGTGGATCTACCTTCACCGAAAAGGGAAGAGGAGCACACAGTGGCCACGGCTCCTGCCACGGGACCGGGCAAGCCATGCAGGAGCTGAACGGCAGGCGAGCTCTGTCCCTGGTGCTGAACGTTCGGGCGCCACAAGCCGGGCCGGCTCAACCCCACCGAGCACGCCGCCAGCTGCCCCGGGTCCCGCCGGGCCTTACCTGCTCGGCGCCCTGGAAGCAGATCTTGCAGATGGGCTGTTGGTGCTGGTGCCCGGCGCGCTGGtcgccgctgctgctgctgctgcggcTGCTGCACACCGAGCGTGTCTCGGGCTGCCCGCCGGCGCCCCGCCGTTCGCCCTCCCCGCCCGCGCCGTCCTCGGGCTCCCCGGGACCGCTCTTCCCCGCCGCCGCCTCGGGGGCCGCCGCCTCCGGAAGGCTTCTGACGCCTTCCCCAGCGTCGCCGGCCGCCGACACCTCGTCGATGGGCGGAAGAAGCGGCAGAGGCGGCGGCGGCAGCTCGTCCGCGCCCCGGCGCCGCGGGGCCACCTCCGGCGGCGGCTCGTCGGGCCCCGCGGCGCGCTCTGGGGGCGCGGGCAGCGGCGGCAGGTAGCGCGGAGGCGCGGGGGCCCGGGCCGGCTctcccggcggcggcggcggcggcggcggggaggGCTGCGGGAGCAGCTCGGCGTCCCCGCTGTCCGCCCGGTGGCACCCGCTGCCGCTGTGGCCGCCCTCCAAGCTCATGGTGCCGCCGCCGCCCTCCTGGCGGCCCGCTGGCCGGCCGGGCTCGGGCTGCAGCCCAGGGAGCGCGCAGGGGcgggaggaagagggagggaaggaggagggaggagcgGGGAGGGGACGCGGCGGGCCCGGCGACGGCGGCAGAAGCGACTGCTCCGAGGAGCCGCCCGCTCGGCTCTGATGAAGGCGGTGCGGGATTCGGCTGCGCGTAAGAGCCGCTccgtggggggcgggggaggagagGGGGCGGGGCGGGCTCGAGCTGGGGGGAGGGGCGGGCTCCGTGCGGAGGGGCAGGGCCGGGCCGGGGGGATTCCCCcaccttcccccccacccccccacccccgacccCGCCCCGGGCCGCTCACGTCGGTTCCGGGGCGGGTTACCTCTGTCTCCAAAGGGCGCGGCACTGCGGCTCTgttgaggggtgggggtgggggtccaGGCCAGCGGGGCCAGAAGCGGTTACTTGGTGGGCAAGTGGGATGGGCCGGTGGGGGCCGAAGGGTCGGACCCTAAACCTGTTTGGGAGTGGGAGCGTGGGCGCTGATGCCCTGAGAGCGCCGGAGCCGGGAGACCAGGGCCCGCGAGACCGGGCACTGTAACCGTCGCTCCCGGCGAGCGCTCCCCGCTCTCCGCGCCCTCTCCCTCAAGGGCACTCACTGATCCACCAGAGCCCTAAAACGAGTTTCTGGAACCTGTGTCCTCCCCTTGTCCGACTCGTCCCTGACTCCTCCCGGCATCCTCCTCTCGCCCACCCGCCTGCAGTGAGCAGCCAAGTTTATTTGTAAATACCTTGGCAACCCGGCGGTCGGAGGGTTATTTCCTGGAGTGGTTCCCTCCAGGGAACCCTGGTGCCAGGTTCTGTGGCATGTGTTCAGTTTCATCCTTGCTGTGTAAAGGACTCGAATGACACCTCCCCGTCCTCGGAAAAGTGGCTGCGACCTTCGATCTCCAGCGATTTTACGCACCCCGAAGCCGGTTTCTCTGTAACAACCCCGCAAAACCTCTCTGGCACACATGTTCCGGGCAGAGCCGCAGTACCCCGGGCCCTTTCCTAAACTCTCACCTGTAGGAACTGCATGGAACACCGTGTACGTGCAGTAGTTTCCAGATTCATGGAGTGTGAAATCTTAAGTATTGGATTTATGTTCCTCAGTGTGTCTATCTAAATCGGCGGTGATTTTCCCCGTCGTAACGCCGGGATGTCTTTGACACCGCTGACTTGCTCTCCCAGGAGTCCTTTTTTGGCTGCATTTCATAGCTCGACACCCAGgaccagagaggctaagtaaggtgctcaaggtcacacaggacTATTAACAAAAATCTTTTGAGCTCCCTGACTCCTGATTTTCTGGCACAAACTctaaacgattttttttttttttttctcattctcttccctgcctccttacGTAGCATTGTAGTACACGGTGTGTTTGGTGGCAGTGACTTCCATCAATAATTAGGCGTTCTGAAATAGTTGAGATAAACTACCAACTTGagttaatttttccattttacgCTTGGGCAGCAAGTTtgctgtttgtgtgtatgtgtatgtttttatCAAATAAATGTGCCAGGTCTTTTGACTGGAATTGTGTTGGTTAGAAAGCAGCAAGTAGATACGAAAAAAGGAATTCAAGATCATAAATGGCCCTGATGAAATAGTTCCAGGAATGTCCTCTATCACTTAGCCTCCTCAAGACTAGCTTATTTTTGGTAACTGCCTGGCCGCTGGGAAGCACGTTTTAAAAATAATAGTCCCCGAATGCCCTAGGAACTTACCACATTGAAGAAATGTGGTtgtagatatcctttcatttcCAGCCTTCACCTGTCAAAATGACATTGGATGGGTCTAGGTATTGCCTTAAAATAATCAATCCTAAGTCTTAATCGTAAATTCTTGAGCTAAAAGGTGTCTAAATTTGTATACGATCCTGAAATTAATTCAGTGCATGACCAATACATTTCTACCAAGTGTGATAAAATAGGTTATTGTTAAAAACATAAAAGCTGAAAGTTTTGTGTACACTTTGTGATTCAGACAGCAAAGTAGCATGACTAGAAGAAAAT
The window above is part of the Elephas maximus indicus isolate mEleMax1 chromosome 2, mEleMax1 primary haplotype, whole genome shotgun sequence genome. Proteins encoded here:
- the MARCHF11 gene encoding E3 ubiquitin-protein ligase MARCHF11, encoding MSLEGGHSGSGCHRADSGDAELLPQPSPPPPPPPPGEPARAPAPPRYLPPLPAPPERAAGPDEPPPEVAPRRRGADELPPPPLPLLPPIDEVSAAGDAGEGVRSLPEAAAPEAAAGKSGPGEPEDGAGGEGERRGAGGQPETRSVCSSRSSSSSGDQRAGHQHQQPICKICFQGAEQGELLNPCRCDGSVRYTHQLCLLKWISERGSWTCELCCYRYHVIAIKMKQPCQWQSISITLVEKVQMIAVILGSLFLIASVTWLLWSAFSPYAVWQRKDILFQICYGMYGFMDLVCIGLIVHEGAAVYRVFKRWRAVNLHWDVLNYDKATDIEESSRGESSTSRTLWLPLTALRNRNLVHPTQLTSPRFQCGYVLLHLFNRMRPREDLSEDNSSGEVVMRVTSV